The genomic stretch aagaaaaaataaaagctTTAACGAACTATTAATTGATGTGAAAAACCATGCTTACAATGCACACAATTAGGGAAGAAAAACATACCAACAACTATTTTTAAAGGTAAActgataaatatattactCATACCAATAGCTAGATTAACGAACATTAGGAAAGATATGCATAGTTCATCCGCttctataaaaaaagaatcaaATACATCAAAACTTCCCATACCAGACCATAAGATTAACCAAAATGTCTTGAAAAACAGTCATCCAACTTCTTCCAATACCCAATTactaaaaaatttaccagATCTAATTCAATCTCCAAACAGATTAGAGAGCAGCTGTATAGGTCAACTATTAGCAAAATCAATAGCATTACAATTAAAACCAATGAATGATAATACATCTATATCAACAGTTGCATTTAATAGATTACTAACTCTAGTagatttacaattaaaCGACATGATATATCAATTAGCAAGATTATCCATTACACAAAGGAGGTTAACAATTGCAAGTAATGACTTATCCCTATGGTTGAGATCTTTCAACCTGAATCCTTCAGATTTAACTCTGTATTTGGAAGAATCAAACTTCAtaaaatctaaatttaataaagattatAATTTACTGTATGAATTGCTGAGAGACTACAATACAGAAACTAAccataatttcaaaaatccTAATTACTCTACTtcagatttattaaataataagtctTCCGAATCTTCGTCCTCAAGGATCGTGCCACCTTCGAATACTATTTTAAGGTCTATGCCAGAATGGCTTCCAAGTTTACCACCCGATCATACGTATAAGTTTACTCCGTTATATAATGAGCCAATTACAGATGAAACagtaatgaaaaaaatattagtaaACGAAGGTAAATTGGCTGAATCTGCATTAATTAAGCTATTAGAAGCCTCCACAACATCagaaattaattcattacCAACTCCAGAAACAGACAGAGAAAATGATCTTGAACAGAATATCAATATTGATACCAACACTAACGGTAATTCGATGACACTAAAGTCAGTGagtgaaaatgaaaaaactAACACGAATGAAAGATTAAATGATGAACTTTTAGCCCAAGATGAAACTAAAGCGATTTATGGCTCAGCTTTACAAGtaagaaaaatcaaaaaacGATTTGAACTGATGATTGACCCGAAAGCAGAAACACAATTATCTGAAGAATTTGTTTATCCCTCAACTTTCAATGTTGAAGAGTATGCGCGTAAACAAGTCCAAAAAATTAGAGAACAggttttattttatgaagaaaaacaattacaaGCACAGAAAAATCCTTTTTGGAAATACTCAAAAATGATAGTTGGACCCTCTCAATTCCACCACGGACcacatcatcatcatcatcatcatcatcaccacCACCGTCGctattcaaattcttctacTTCCTCAGTCTCTTCTTCACCATCACCTGGCTTATTTGGAGGAGTTAGtaaaaaacaaatcaaCCATGATATTCAACAAATGTTTAACAGGtcattgaataatttaataaactcTCTACCGAACCTAGCGAAAGAGAAAGCTAGTGCTCGTGAAATTGCTGAAAATGaaagagaaaagaaagTACAAGAAATGcttaaaaagaaacaaaaggAATTGAATGAGAAACAATCAAGTGCTGGTGCATTAGATTTACATGACCTTCAAAAGGAAAATGATGGTTTATTTGCAGACCTCGGAAGTAGTGATGATGACGAAAGTTCCACAAGACACCAAAACACATCTGATAAAACTCAAGAGACACACAGTCCCAAATTATCTCAAAATGAAGATCAGCatgctaataataatgaaacgCAAGAAATAGTCAAACATGTATTAGAGCATAACCATAACAACGAAACTCAAGAAATAGTCAACCatgaaataaaagaaaatcatAAGAACGGAACTCAAGATATAGCCATTAACGAAACTGAACAAGATCATAACAACAGTGCtcaagaaattgaaaacagTGAAACCGGCATCAATGCTGCTATTACTTCTACTTCCACTTTACCAGGCTCTATAGCATCACCACCAACTATATCTGAGCAAAGGGCTCCTCATACTTCCGCTGTTCTAACAACTAATGATGATGTAACTGAGGGAACTTCGAAAGATGACTCTAGTCAAGTAGAAATAAAACCATCTGAAGGTGTGGCTTCACctgaaaattaaatatctGAACTTCACCAGCTTTCTCGAAACTTcaagtaatatttttgcttCGATTACTCGATCGCCTCTCtatttccttttttattttgccTCCTTTTGCTTACTTCAAGACCTAAACGTCAACCTATTCTCATCTCCACTAAAACTTTCAGGAAACTGGATCGGCCTTTCCCGAGAGGGGACCGAAAATCGAAAATGCGGaataccaaaaaaaatgtaataaatatttaaaataaacaatgAACAGAAGCTGAACAGTTTATTGAAAGTAATTTCTAGATAGATCATTTCGAAGTATAAGAATTGTGTTTTAAACATATCAAGAAAGTTGcataaataaaacataaAAGCAATGTCTACTCCGGTCTTATCGCCTGCTGACTTGCCTTTTCCAATTACTATTGATCAGCTTATCACCCCCATTGGTTCACATGTAGAAAAAGGTCAACGATTATTTGCTTATAAATTTTGGTATATGGTTGAGATCGCTCAGTCTccagataataatgatcCAACCTCAGAGAACTCCAGCGACCTAAGTGGGAACAATTCTGATAGTAACGAAAATGGCAACAATGCTAGTcatcaaaagaaaagtatTAGAGAATCCatagaattttttgaatcCCCTTTTGAAGGTGATCTAATTGGCTGGAATGTAGATAAGGGAGATGAAATTATATCTGAAAATCAATTACTCTGTGACATTAAGAGACCTTGTAACCATGATATTGTATATGCGGGAATATGTACCCAATGCGGCAAAGAAGTTGATGATTCTGACATAATGGATGCAAGCTTATCAATATCACATACAGatacaaatttaaaaattagcCGAAAGGAAGCACGAGATATTGACCAATCCAGTATGAGcagattgaaaaaaataaaaaaattaatccTTGTGGTAGACTTGGATCAAACCGTGATCCACTGTGGTGTCGATCCAACAATTGGAGAGTGGAAAAACGATCCTaaaaatccaaattatGAAACATTAAAAGATGTTAGATCTTTTTCCTTAGATGAAGAACCAATTTTACCACCTTCTTACATGGGCCCAAGGCCGCCAGTTAGAAAATGTTGGTATTACGTTAAAGTTAGACCAGGcttaaaagaattttttgcTAAAATCGCCCCTTTATATGAAATGCACATTTACACCATGGCTACACGAGCTTATGCTTTAGAAATTGCCAAAATTATTGACCCGGATGGCTCCCTATTTGGAAGTAGAATTCTTTCTCGTGATGAAAATGGCTCTTTGACTCAAAAATCTTTAGAACGCTTATTTCCAACAGACCAATCAATGGTCATCATTATTGATGATAGAGGTGATGTTTGGAACTGGTGTAATAATCTGATAAAAGTTATTCCATACAATTTCTTCGTTGGCATCGGTgatattaattcaaatttcttACCAAGACAACAGAGCACAATGCTACAATTAGGTATACGATCtcataaaaagaaaaatactaATGAAACTTTAAATAGTGAGGATGACAAGTCTGATTCTACTCTAAGTGTTCATGAGAAAGATAAAACggaagaattattaacagATATAATGGACACCGAAaagaaattacaaaaaaagataGATGAAGAAGTTAGAAGACAGGAAAAAAAGCtaattaaagatgaaatgCCAAAGCGGAAAAGTATTTCAGATGAGTCTAGCAATAATGAACTGTCCAAAAAGATTGAATTTTCAGCTTCTTTAGAAgtacaacaacaaaataGACCATTAGCAACATTGCAAAGACATAGACAAAACCAAAGACTACtaattgatgatgatgatgagcTATTTTATCTCAAAGATATTCTAACTGAGGTCCATGACACGTTTTATGAACaattagatgaagataaaaatgaatctGTGAGCATTCAAACATTAATGCCTCGCCTGAaattttctgtttttaGTGGTTATAATTTTGTGTTTTCAGGTTTAATTCCTTTGGGAACCGACATTAGAAGGGCAGATATTGTATTGTGGACTAATATGTTTGGTGCAAATTCAACTGCAGATATCGATGAGAATACGACTCATGTAATCACGAAAACTGCTGGTACATATAAGGCTCGTTTGGCAAAGGCATTTAACCCTGAAATTAAGGTTGTCCATCCAGACTGGATATTTGAATGTCTTGTCTCTTGGAAAAGAATGCCCGAGAAACCATACGAATTAATCATAGAACAACCTGCATCAGAAGAAGAACTAGAagaatttaagaaaaaattagaacTTAAGAATGAACTATTAGAAAAACGTGAAATGGAAACTGAGGCACAGTTTGAAGCTTTAAACACGAGAGATCCTGCGATTGATTTATTTGCAAGTGGCACTTCTTGGCTAAATGACgacgatgatgatattcCAATATCAGATTCAGACTCTAGCATTGAATCTGACACTgagaaaaatgaagaagattaCGAGCCAAACTTATCAGATGGTAAGAGGTCATTTAAGGAAGAATCGACAGATCAAAtgagaaataataaaaaattaaaaattttggaTGAAAGTGAATCTGAAGTTAAAAAGAACGAAGAGCAGGAAGACACAGACTTGGAAGAAGAACTGTTGAATGCTTTGGATgattttgatgatgatgatgaaggggataaaaacaattaagATAATAGCAGCATTAACTTTAGTTAATTACTTGACgttttaataaatagtaCTTATTAGTTTTGGTTTTTCTGAATTTTTGTTCTTTCTTTATTgtatttacattttttttcttgcgATTTTTTAACGCTTTGTAACATTATTTCAATGCACTTTATAAATTTGACTTCCCTTCATTATATATACtcaattataatatatacctAGATTACaatattcattaaagaactatttatttttttttagcaaaataaagaaaactATGTgtataaagaaaaaatgtattataaaaatcgtaggtataattaaattttaggAGTAAGTATTTCCCTAAAGAATAGAAAACTGAATGATGAATTGTCTAGTGAAGAAAGAAAACTAATATTAGCTTGACTCAATGTCTGTCTGCTTATTCTCCtctaatgataatactCTATCTTTCCAAAGGCATTCAATCATATAACCGCCACTGACGCAGACTGCAAGCCCGGCTAAACCGATGGCAAAGTAAATGGCAGCTCTGTAGCCGTTTAACAAATCTTTACCATGAGAATTATGCTTCATTTCAACAGTACCAGCCATACCTAAGCAAATTGAAGtagaataattaataacGGTATTAACTAACGAACCAGCCATACCCTGATATTGCATTGGTAATGAATCACTTAAAATGATAGAAGATGCAGGAAAGGAGAAGTCCATACctaatggtaataaaaaCATACAGCCTAGCATATTTCTGAAAAAAGTTTGGTTAACTGGAGTAGCagcaaatataatattaccACCTAAGAATCCCATCATTGAacaacaaaacaaaacagaaggtttgatttttttaatggtCAACCCACAGACTATTGCCACAGTTGAGCCAGAAATAacgaaaataaaataagatGACCCTGCCCAAAGTGGACTATAGTGTctcaaattcaattcaaacgaaaaataataaaatgtcCAAATACCGAATGAACCCCAACCACAGaacaaagaaaatagaATCATTAACATACCACGATTTGAAGATATAGCTTTTGGAATTAAAGGTGTTTTTGCATACTTTACTTCATAAACTACAAATATAACCAACGCACAAAATGATAAAACCAAAAGGACAATAATGTAAGCACTTTGCCATCCAACTATTGGTGCTTGgttaaaaacaaaatttaaaataattaatccAAAAACACCTAGCACAGATCCAAGCCAATCCATTTTTAGGCCATGAATATTAGTTGGGATACTATTTGGGATACAATACCAGGATATAATCAAATTtacaaatgaaattaatccAAAAGCATAAAAACTCCAAGGCCAATTGCTTTTATCATACTTCACCGTAAGACCTGCAAACAACCCCCCTAAAGTAGCACCTGTTGGAGACATTGCTCCAATTATACttataatcatattttttctgAAACATCCAGGTCTATAAATTGTTCCAATCAAACCAATCATGTTTGGTAATGCAAATGCTAAGCCTAGACCTTGGAAAGCTCTGGctgtaataaaaaaagcatCGTTATGTGCGTAAGAAGATAGCCCACATATAATTGACCATACAgttgtaataatataacCTCCtagtaaaattttttttaatccaTATATGTCCCCTAGTCTACCACTtactaaaataaaagacCCTAGTGCTAATGGGAAAGAGGACATCAACCATGCTTGCCTCGAGCTAGTAGAATCTAGTTCTTTAGCTAATACATTCATTATGGATAAAGTCTGTGTTAAACCAGCTTGACTTAGCAGCTGACCTATCATTCCTGAGAAGATAAATCCAAATtcttgatatttatttttaaaataatcagGATTTTGATAGCTTGAGGATTCGTCATTATCGGCGGTATCAGTTGATAGAACTTGTGTAAGAGAAGAATTTAGTGATGATCTTGAgtctatattttttaaactttgTTGTTCCGGATTTTTGcaatcttcattattagtataATTGATCTCATTTATTGTATTATCAGATGGATTTTCTTCCATAGAAAACATTTCAATGCATTGAGAACTAATCAAACTTGTATTAAAGGTAacttgctttttttttgatccTCAAACTCATTTGTTTTGTCACTTGTCTTACTCAAGATACTTTgctgttttattttattaaggatcctcatttttattaaaaataaattgttttaattataaaaagtCTAGTTTATACAGATTTATGAATAGTTTTTatgatataaaaaaatgtaagGGGAAACATAAGTAGTTCAACATTTATCTCATCATTAATTCAGCTTTACTTCTTCCCCttatatattcaattatttaattattttgaaaatcatTTTACTACACTCGTtcgatttttttataaatattatttaattagttaattatctaaatttcAAGTTATTAAGATTGTTTGCTAACGATTTGATAATCTGAGCATATAAGCTTCGTACCTTGGCTGGCTACGTAAGCTTCCAAtagatattattactgtcatcttttgaataatacTCTCTTAATTTCCGTGgatttttgattatttcCGTGGACTAACACTGAAACAGAAAATGCTAGATATAGGCCCCTCATCTCTGAGAGGAATTCTTACCAAAATAAAAGAGGAGAATTTGCCTTGAACAAAGGCACACAATATTTATGGGTAGTTAGTTGCCTACCACTACGGACTTTTCAAGTGTAGACGCGTCTTCCTCAAGGTGATTTGCTGCTGTTTCTTAgtaatttgatttatctTCTAGTAATCCTTTAAAAAACAGGCATTTACTTCGTTAAGCCAATAATTGTTGCGGCGCAAGAATGTGAGGAGGTGCAGCCACACTCTTGGTGGCGAGCATTTGATTGGAATTGTTATCAGCAAGTTTTACTAACATAGACATCGATACAGACCAGTATTTACgtgtttattttttacgCGTCATGAATTTCAAGTACCAAGAATGTTTTATCCTAATATGGTATCTGGAGACATAGTGAAAAAATAACTGTACGGTTAATGCAgcctttttttattgacgTGTTCCTAAAAAAGTAagttattttaatttcagaTTCATAGttacttttattaaacCCCGATTTTTTAGTTGAATTAATTAGTCTAAACAGTAGTCTAAACAGTCTATAAATGCTTGCTCTATATGACCTCAAAACGGAAGTCGttatatacatataatGAACACCTAGtagaatatttatagaaaataatttcagaTTCAAACTTACCCAATAAGATATTAagggaaaaaatatattaacaTTCAGCATCAGTTGAATAGGTTTCTAGATGTTTTGGTTTGTTTGTACTTTTAGAGTTCTCTCTTATagtaattaaattaataaccATATAGATGCCACTTACAATTATGCCTAGACCTGCTAAAGCATCGGCAAATATCATGGCATTACGATACCCTTTCAGAATATTCTGGCCATTATCATTGTGATACGCTTCTACTGATCCAGCCATACCCAAGCAAATAGATGTAGAATAGTTAGTAATCGTATAAACTAAGGATCCAGCCATACCTTGGTATTGAATAGGTAATGCATCGCTTAGGATGATTGATGCAGCTGGGAAAGAGAGATCAATGCCAATTGGAAGAACAAACATAATCCCGAGaatattttggaaatatGATTGGTGAATTGGTGTGACAGTGAGCATAACGCATCCCCCCATAAACCCAATCATGGAAATGTACAGGATAACTGAAGGTGGGACTTTCTTCATCATGAATCCGCATAATGTAGCAATGGCACATCCGGAgacaataaaaatgaagtaTGAGCCTCCCGCCCAAGCAGCAGTATATCCTCTAACATTTAAAACGAATGAGAAATAATAGAATGTCCAAGTTCCGAATGCACCCCATCCACAAAATAAGGCAAATAGAATCATTAACATACCACGATTTGAAGATATAGCTTTTGGAATTAAAGGTGTTTTTGCATACTTTACTTCATAAACTACAAATATAACCAACGCACAAAATGATAAAACCAAAAGGACAATAATGTAAGCACTTTGCCATCCAACTATTGGTGCTTGATTGAAgacaaaatttaatattaataagcCAAAAATCCCTAGAATTGCTCCAATCCAATCCATAGAAAGattgtatatatttgttggaatattatttggaatAGAATACCAGCTTAGAATCATATTACAAAACGAAACAATTCCGAAGGAATAAAAACTCCAAGGCCATTGTTTGGGATCCTTAGTTCCAATAATTCCAGCAAATAACCCTCCTAATGTTGCTCCAATTGGGGACATTGCACCTAGTGTACCaattatcatattttttttcattgaaCCTGGCTCATAAATAACTCCAATTAATCCTAATGAATTAGGTAATACAAAAGCTAATCCAAGACCCTGAAATGCTCTTGAGGTGATAAAAAATGCGTCGTTATGTgaataagaagaaaatcCACATATTAAAGACCAAATAGTTAAAATTGCATAACCACCAAGCAAGACCTTCTTTAAACCATAGATATCACCTAATCTCCCACTTACTAATATGAATGAACCCATAGATAATGTAAATGAAGCCATTAGCCATGCTTGTCTGGATTTTTCTGCATTAAGTTCTTCAGctaaaatattcataataGATAATGCTTGTGTTAAACCAGCTTGGCTCATAAATTGACTAACCATACatgatattataaataaatattcatgtgttctatttttaaaatattttggagATAACACTTTATTTTCTGATTGAAGATTTTCTGAGTTTATATCAGAGTCATTTGAGACTGAAGAAATAGAGCCTATTACCTCATTCATACTCGTATTCGTCTGTGAATCCtgtgaataatttttttttaactgaAAATAGTCTTTCCTTTCTTTACTTTCTGGGGTAGCATCTATATCTAATGTTTCAGCAGTggataatgatattatacTTATCTGagtattttctttttgaagattctgattaatattttgttccGACATTTTAATTAGCTTTATATTACTGGATGGTCCTGCGAATAACTGTTACATAATTCTAAAAGTAGAATTActtcaataaatatttacaacTATTCAAAGGTTgcttttatatattagtattttactattttttttcaaaaaattctaaaaaaaatagctCAAAGATTCACAAACTACTGCCTAGCATATGCAAGATAAACGCGTCAACCACTACTTAATGAGAATTAGAGATTATATTTACGTGCTTATAATAGTGAGGGGCCTCTTTTATTAGCTTTTCAACCTTGAGATATAAGCGCAGTGCCTTGTACATTCTCTTTTCCAATACTAGTATTTCATCGGAGTGGGCGCATCAATTTTCCTATTATgaaataaagatgaaaagtTTTTGGGAAAAAAGAGATACAAATGACGAATATTACTAATGTTAGGCGAAGAGTTTTTCTTACAATACCATAGCAACCATTTTGGGTTCTTTAAGGCATTCACgggaaaaataatgatctACGAGAATAGTAAGcaagatattttgaattttaatGCACACATTAActtgaatgaaaaaaataaattagtgCTTGATTTCACTTGTTGCTTATATAGAACAGCAACTTCAGGGAATTTATTTGTGCTTGAAGGATTTACATTCTTATAATCAAATTGAGATATTATTAACGTTAATAGTTTTCAACTAACAATTTTACATATTTATTACAGGGTAACagtaaattattaattttacaCAATATTGGTAAAACAAATACTATAGTTTTGTTTATCTCAAAATTACTACAAATTATAATAGAGTGGTAAGAAGTTTAGATATGAGCATgttaatatatattgataAGCATTCCTTTAACTATCAAAATCCATACCTTAAGAAAGTATTGGTAGTTAAATAGGTTTATAAGTCTGTAATTCTCAAGCTAATAAAAATCGGGATTATAGACATCTGCAAATCTATTATCCAGATATCTCTATACTACGTTGAAGTCTTATTTTCAGAGTATGTGAATCCAATTAATACGTTTTAAATGCGTCCTGTTAAAGTGACAGTTTGTCATTGAGAATTATTCTATACTACCCTGCATCCCAAGTACATCTCCAGGTATCCCTGACTGGTACAAATATGCACTTTTCAACCTTTGAGCCACAAGTCCATAACCCTAGTTTGGTATACAGCATTACTGGCTCTTCAACAAAAGTTTGATAATTAATGAATGTGTATTTTTGATCTTTAGTTCAAGTATAGtataaatttttccttCATTCACCAAATAGCTTAGATTTTTAGAGTCTATTGCTGGACTATGATTATATCActttctattaagtggtaaaatactttttatcacgtgacttattgtttaaaatgtgtttttctgtttatatcgaaaaacactatttaagaaatatattcattttagttatagtatttactatatatttctaaataaagtaatcgtctttacatcttaaacactgtataacaatgtctaactctcttgaatcccagtagAATGTATTGATTGTAACTGCATTAATAGCTGCCTTAGATCAAGTACGACGTAACTGATCATGTTCTGAATTATTCTACTGTCGCACAAGGATTACTCTTAGCATTAAGTCCTTCTTAGAAAAGCAGACATCAGTATATTGTTCAGTCCGGAACCAccttttttcaaaagagCTACCAAAGTCTTGTAGTTTTAAGCGTTTGGTTACTATTTAGTGTGCCGctataatttattttctcatttatttttctcagaaaataacaaaacAGGCCTTGTTGGCGCAATCGGTAGCGCGTGTGACTCTTAATCACAAGGTTAGGGGTTCGATCCCCCTACAGGGCTTAACTTTTTGTTAGATTCTagtagtatttttttagatattGCCACGTATTGTTCTATGGCAGCAAGTCCGGAGTTCAACTATATTATACTTGGTATAAAGATTCTATTTATCTAACTGTGTATGTATGGTGATTaagatattaattatttttctctaGACTTAGAAACTCAACCCGCTCGTTGCTTTCTTCGTTCGTTGCTTTCTTCATTTGTTCTTCATGTAAGATTGTTCCTTTTTATATTCACATTCTCGAGTTCTTGTTCtatgtttgtttttgtGTCACGTGATTCATGTCTGAcctaaataaatatatacataattattaatcctTGAAATCACGTGATACATATTCTTAGAATATGTGacaagatattttttctcttgTATAATCACTAATTTTGatgataatttagaaaaatttaagatTAGAATTGGTACACTCTCTTTTAGAAGATTTTTGTATCAaagttatatttttcaatgttCAAGAAAATAGGAACAGCGCCATACAAATAGATACTCCGTCTTATGTTAAAAAGGTTGATCTATCATTAAGAAAGGAATTTATGATAATTAACATATTTTTCTACGCCCACTTAATTCAATTGTATTACAATTCCTCCTACTGCATACCGCGATGCATTAGTATGGGGGTTCCTGGTACATATGGCCCGATAAATGGAAGAGTTATCtgtaattatttaaaccaccgtaataatatataatattctcTTCAAATTGCCAATtgagaatatttattacatATTCTTTTATCTGTTCTACTCTTCTATATACGTGTTTACGTTATTAGTTGCCGTGAGTCTCATTTCGAGAACTGTTCGAGTTCATGCGTTATGAATATAACCGCGCCACatattagataataaaagCTGTTATGAAAATGCGACAAAGGTGTGAATATTCTctagaatttaaaaatatgaattgtATGCAAAAGAAGCTAGGATTCTAAGTGGGTTTTTATAAGAGTGCTCATATTATTACATGGTATCTGTTTATAAATACTTCTAAAAAACCGAATCTATTTATATGTCGAGGACTGTAGATTGTATAAAAGTATCAGTTAGTGCTTAGTGTTTAAAACCCAAcaaatattgtttttatcaaaatatttgtacAACATTTGAATCTTTTGTAGTGGTGTTATTTTTAGTCATACTTTAGAAAATTGTTctgttttaataaatagttCTACTTATAGCAACTTTTTACCCTTCTAAGCaggaataaaaattatataagaCTACATAaagtataaaaaatatatatcgAGTAAAGCACTGGAAGTTTATACATTTTAGTTTAGATAAGAGAGGTCAAATCATCTGTAGGTAAAAAAtctattatataattagCCTTGCAAATGATGTCTGACAATTATACTTATCTTATAGTAGTTTAATGATATACTCATTTTGGTGACAATGAATTTTCCAATTGGGGTTTTATTAGCAACATATATTCACGTTAAACTATATTTTACCCTAAACCAGTATATCTACTGTTGTATCTATAGAGACCATGAATATCTAGCAATTCCTATCTTCAACTaatgtatttatttacaatttgtataaaatttagcattttaatataatttgaaaaattagtttttttgaagttttcaattatttatttatttatttatttgtaaaaatcttaaaatatctatcaggtatttatttttcaccCCATCCCATTTTAATGGCTTCATCATAAGTTGGATAATCAATGTAACCTTTATCAGGCATAGCATAAAATCTTGGTCTATCATATAAGTTCAATGGCAACCCTTTTTCTAAACGATCAACTAAATCTGGgttagaaataaaatatctacCGTATCCTAATAAAGTGTTTGGTTGCTTTAAAAATTCCTTGGCAATTTCAGGGTGAATTGCCAAATTACCAGTTCTGATTACAACACCCTTCCAAATTGAGTAAACGTAATCAGTAGTACCACCATTATAAGCACCATCACCTTCATTATCCCATGGATTAGAAACACGAGGTTCGAAGATATGGACGAAAG from Henningerozyma blattae CBS 6284 chromosome 4, complete genome encodes the following:
- the TAF8 gene encoding Taf8p (similar to Saccharomyces cerevisiae TAF8 (YML114C); ancestral locus Anc_8.838), encoding MHSSSASIKKESNTSKLPIPDHKINQNVLKNSHPTSSNTQLLKNLPDLIQSPNRLESSCIGQLLAKSIALQLKPMNDNTSISTVAFNRLLTLVDLQLNDMIYQLARLSITQRRLTIASNDLSLWLRSFNLNPSDLTLYLEESNFIKSKFNKDYNLLYELLRDYNTETNHNFKNPNYSTSDLLNNKSSESSSSRIVPPSNTILRSMPEWLPSLPPDHTYKFTPLYNEPITDETVMKKILVNEGKLAESALIKLLEASTTSEINSLPTPETDRENDLEQNINIDTNTNGNSMTLKSVSENEKTNTNERLNDELLAQDETKAIYGSALQVRKIKKRFELMIDPKAETQLSEEFVYPSTFNVEEYARKQVQKIREQVLFYEEKQLQAQKNPFWKYSKMIVGPSQFHHGPHHHHHHHHHHHRRYSNSSTSSVSSSPSPGLFGGVSKKQINHDIQQMFNRSLNNLINSLPNLAKEKASAREIAENEREKKVQEMLKKKQKELNEKQSSAGALDLHDLQKENDGLFADLGSSDDDESSTRHQNTSDKTQETHSPKLSQNEDQHANNNETQEIVKHVLEHNHNNETQEIVNHEIKENHKNGTQDIAINETEQDHNNSAQEIENSETGINAAITSTSTLPGSIASPPTISEQRAPHTSAVLTTNDDVTEGTSKDDSSQVEIKPSEGVASPEN
- the FCP1 gene encoding protein serine/threonine phosphatase (similar to Saccharomyces cerevisiae FCP1 (YMR277W); ancestral locus Anc_8.839); this translates as MSTPVLSPADLPFPITIDQLITPIGSHVEKGQRLFAYKFWYMVEIAQSPDNNDPTSENSSDLSGNNSDSNENGNNASHQKKSIRESIEFFESPFEGDLIGWNVDKGDEIISENQLLCDIKRPCNHDIVYAGICTQCGKEVDDSDIMDASLSISHTDTNLKISRKEARDIDQSSMSRLKKIKKLILVVDLDQTVIHCGVDPTIGEWKNDPKNPNYETLKDVRSFSLDEEPILPPSYMGPRPPVRKCWYYVKVRPGLKEFFAKIAPLYEMHIYTMATRAYALEIAKIIDPDGSLFGSRILSRDENGSLTQKSLERLFPTDQSMVIIIDDRGDVWNWCNNLIKVIPYNFFVGIGDINSNFLPRQQSTMLQLGIRSHKKKNTNETLNSEDDKSDSTLSVHEKDKTEELLTDIMDTEKKLQKKIDEEVRRQEKKLIKDEMPKRKSISDESSNNELSKKIEFSASLEVQQQNRPLATLQRHRQNQRLLIDDDDELFYLKDILTEVHDTFYEQLDEDKNESVSIQTLMPRLKFSVFSGYNFVFSGLIPLGTDIRRADIVLWTNMFGANSTADIDENTTHVITKTAGTYKARLAKAFNPEIKVVHPDWIFECLVSWKRMPEKPYELIIEQPASEEELEEFKKKLELKNELLEKREMETEAQFEALNTRDPAIDLFASGTSWLNDDDDDIPISDSDSSIESDTEKNEEDYEPNLSDGKRSFKEESTDQMRNNKKLKILDESESEVKKNEEQEDTDLEEELLNALDDFDDDDEGDKNN